CCTTGCCCTCGCCCAGGCCCACCAGCTTGACCGGAATGCCGAGTTTGCGCTGGACAGCGATGACGATACCGCCCTTGGCGGTGCCGTCCAGCTTGGTGAGCGCCACGCCGGTGACGTTGACCGCCTCGGTGAAGACCCGGGCCTGCTCCAGGCCGTTCTGTCCGGTGGTCGCGTCCAGGATGAGCAGGGTCTCGTCGATCGGGCCGTGCTTCTCCACCACCCGCTTGACCTTGCCCAGCTCGTCCATCAGGCCGATCTTGTTCTGAAGTCGACCGGCGGTGTCGATCAGGACGGTGTCGACGCCGGTGGCGATGCCCCGCTTCACCGCGTCGAAGGCGACGCTGGCCGGGTCGGCCGCCTCCGGGCCGCGTACGGTTTCCGCGCCGACCCGGCCACCCCAGGTCTCGAGCTGGTCGGCGGCGGCGGCCCGGAAGGTGTCGGCCGCGCCGAGCAGGACGCTGCGCCCGTCCGCGACCAGCACCCGGGCGATCTTGCCGCAGGTGGTGGTCTTGCCGGCACCGTTGACCCCGACCACCAGCACCACCGCCGGCACGCCCTCCTTCGGGGCGGTCCGCAGCGAGCGGTCCAACGTCGGGTCGAGCGCGTTGACCAGCTCGGCGGCGAGCAGAGCACGCAGTTCGGTGGTGGAACGGGTGCCGAGCACCCGGGTGCGCTCGCGGAGCCGGTCGACGATCTCGCGGGTGGCCTCGATGCCGACGTCGGCGGTGATCAGGCTGTCCTCGATCTCCTCCCAGGCGTCCTCGTCGAGGTGGTCCCGGCTGAGCAGGCCGAGCAGTCCCTTGCCGAAGACGTTCTGTGAGCGGGACAGCCGGGACCGCAGCCGGACCAGTCGCCCGGCGGTCGGCTCGGGCACCTCCAGCGGCGGGACCTCGATGACCGGCGGGACCTCGACCACCGGCGGCTCGACCACGACCCCGGTGGGCGCCTCGGCCGGTGGGGCGACGGGCCGCTCCTCGACCCGGGTGGGTGCCTGCGCCTCCGGCTGCCGGGCTTCCGGCCGTCGGCGCAGCTTCGGCACCACCAGCCCGACGACCGACAGGAGCAGCACACCGAGCAGGACCAGTGCGACTACGAGGTAATCCGCCATACCGAAATCCTGTCAGACGCCGCCGTCGTCGGCTCGACCACCGCGCCCGATCCCCCGGCGACGGCCGGGTGGACGGCGCGTGTCCGGGGCGTGTCAGGGGCGACGGAAGGGTGGCACGGGTGCGCCGACAGGGTAGAAATGGTGAGCCCCTCTCGTCGCCGGAGGTACCCATGCCCAGTCCCCGCCTGCTCATCGGACCGCTGTTGCGGCGGGTCGTCGGCACGCGGGCCACCGTCTGGGTGGAGACCAGCGACCCGGCGGTGGTCCGGGTCCGGACCGCCGACGGGGCCGAGGGCAGCGCGCCCACCTTCACCGCGTACGGCCACCACTACGCCCTGGTCGTGGTGGCGGGGCTCACCCCGGACCGCGCGTCGACGTACGAGGTGCTGATCGACGACGAGGTGGCCTGGCCGGAGCCACGCAACCCGTACCCGCCGAGCGTGATCCGCACCCGGGCCGCCGACGACCGGGACCAGCCGGTCCGCCTGGTCTTCGGCTCGTGCCGGGAGACCACCCAGCACGCCACCGCGCGGAAGCTCCCGCCCGACGCGCTGGACGCGTACGCCCGGCGGCTGATGGCCGACCCGGACGGCCTGGACCGACCGGACCTGGTGGTGCTCCTCGGCGACCAGGTCTACGCCGACCAGACCTCGCCCACCGTGCGGCGGTTGCTGCGCCGACGTCGGCACCGGCCGGCGGGCGCGCCGACCGACCAGGTGGTCAGCTTCGACGAGTACACCAAGCTCTACCTGGAGTCGTGGCGGGACCCGGAGATCCGCTGGCTGCTCTCCACCGTGCCGACCGTGATGATCTTCGACGACCACGAGATCATCGACGACTGGAACACCTCCGCCGCCTGGCGGGCGGACATGCGCGAACAGTCCTGGTGGGCGGAGCGGATCGGCAGCGGCCTCGCCTCGTACTGGGTCTACCAGCACCTGGGCAACCTCTCCCCCGACGAGATCGCCGCCGACCCGCTCTACGCCAAGGTGACCGCCGCCGAGGACGCCACCGACGTGCTACGCGAGTTCGGCCGCCGGGTCGACACCGAGTCCGACGTGGCGCACGACACCGAACGGTGGCGCAGCGCGCAGTACCAGTGGAGCTACGCGCTGGACCTCGGCCGGACCCGGCTGGTCATGCTGGACAACCGGTGCAGCCGGGTGCTGGAGCCGGCGCAGCGGGCGATGCTCCCGCCGGGCGAGTGGGCCTGGTTCGTCGACCAGGCGCACGGCAGCTACGACCACCTGGTGGTCGGTTCGTCGCTGCCGTGGCTGCTGCCACCGGGCATCCACCACGCCGAGGCGTGGAACGAGAAGCTGGCCGCATCCGGCCGGCCCTGGGTGGCCCGCGCCTCGGAGAAGCTGCGCCGGGCGTTGGACCTGGAGCACTGGGCGGCTTTCCAGCGTTCCTTCGACGCGCTCGGGGCGCTGTTCGCCCGAATCGGCAGCGGGACGCCCGGCACGCCCGCCGACCGGGTCGGCGCCGGACCGGCGTACGCGCCACCGGCCTCGATCAGCGTGCTCGGCGGGGACGTGCACCACTCGTACGTGGCCCGGGCCCGCTTCGGCGACGGCATGGCGACCCCGGTGCACCAGCTCACCTGCTCGCCGATCCACAACCAGGTGCCGGCCGGGATGCGCCCGTTGATGCGGCTCGGCTGGTCGGCGGGGCCCTCGGCGGCGGTCCGGGCACTGGCCCGCTCGGCCGGGGTACGCCGTCCCACGGTGCGCTGGCGCAAGCTCGACGGCCCGTACTTCGGCAACGCGGTCGGCACGCTGCTGCACCGGGAGCGGCAGGCCGAGGTGACCATCGAGGGCACCACCAGCGACGGCCGGCTGCGGACGGTGGCGCACCGGCAGCTCACGACCGGTCGCTGAGTCCGGCCCCGTAGGCTCGGTGCCGTGGACGATCAGCTGCCGGAGCCGCTGCGGACGGTGGAGCACGAGTTGACCACCCTGCTGCGCCGGGGCCGGACGGTATCCTGGGGGCTGGTCAAGGAGGTGCACCCGCACCTGGAGCCGAACAGCTACAGCCTCCTGCTCTGGCTGCGGCGCAGCGGCTCGACCCGGCTGACCGACCTGTCCGCCCGGCTCGGCGTGGGCAAGGGGACGCTCAGCCGGCAGATCCGAGGGCTGGAGGCGCTCGGGCTGGTTCGCCGCGAGCCGGACCCGGTGGACCGGCGGGCCGCCCAGCTCAGCCTGACCGAGGAGGGGCAGCGCCGGTTCGACGCGGCCCGGGGGACCCGGGTCGACGAGTTGCAACGCGCGATGGAGGCGTGGCCGGCGGAGGACCTGGCGGAGTTCGCCCGGTTGCTGCGCCGCTTCAACGAGAGCTGGATCCCCGAGCGGGGCTGAGGCGCGCCTCACACCGGGAACAGTCGACCCTGGTCAGCAAGTTGTTGCTTGAGGCAACCAAAGCTTACGGTTGCTCCGAACAACTTCTCGCCATCGGAGGTAGTCACGATGACCCAGGCCACCGCGCCCCCTCGGACGACCCCCGCCGAGATGACCCACCGTCAGGTCCTGGAGGCCCTCTCCGGCCTGCTCCTGGGCATGTTCGTCGCGATCCTCTCCGGGACGATCGTCTCGAACGCGCTGCCCCGGATCATCACCGACCTGGGTGGCGGCCAGTCCGCGTACACCTGGGTGGTCACCGCGACACTGCTCGCCACCACGGCAACCACCCCACTCTGGGGCAAACTGGCCGATCTGACCAGTAAGAAGACACTGGTCCAGCTCTCCCTGGGGATCTACATCGTCGGCTCGGTGCTGGCCGGGCTCTCCCAGTCCACCGCTCAGTTGATCGCCTGCCGCGTCGTGCAGGGCGTCGGGGTCGGCGGGCTCACCGCGCTTGCCCAGGTCATCATGGCGACGATGATCGCGCCCCGGGAGCGGGGCCGGTACAGCGGCTACCTCGGCGCGGTCATGGCGGCCGGCACCATCGGCGGCCCGCTGATCGGCGGCGTGATCGTGGACACCTCCTGGCTCGGCTGGCGCTGGTGCTTCTACGTCGGCGTGCCGTTCGCCCTCGCCGCCCTGGTGGTGCTCCAGAAGACCCTCCGCCTGCCGGTGATCCGCCGCCCGGCGAAGATCGACTGGTGGGGCGCCACGCTGATCACCGCCGCCGTCTCGCTGCTGCTGGTCTGGGTCTCCCTCGCCGGTAACCGGTACGACTGGATCTCCTGGCAGACCGCCGCGATGGTGGTCGGTGCGCTGCTGCTCGGCGCGCTGGCGATCCGGGTCGAGACCCGGGCGGCCGAGCCGGTCATCCCGCCGAAGCTGTTCCGCGACCGCACCATCACCCTGGCCACCGTGGCCAGCGTCGCGGTCGGCGTGGGCATGTTCGGCGCGTCGGTCTTCCTCGGCCAGTACTTCCAGATCAGCCGGGGGCAGAGCCCGACCATGTCCGGGCTGATGACCCTGCCGATGATCCTCGGCCTGCTGGTCTCCTCGACGCTCACCGGTCGGGTCATCACCAAGACCGGCCGGTGGAAGCGGTACCTGGTCACCGGCTCGGCGCTGCTCACCATCGGCTTCGCCCTGATGGGCACCCTGCGGTACGACACGAACTTCTGGGTGCTCAGCGTCTACATGGCGCTCATCGGCACCGGTCTGGGCATGACCATGCAGAACCTGGTGCTCGCCGTGCAGAACAGCGTCGGCGCGCACGAACTGGGCGTGGCCAGCTCGGTGGTGGCCTTCTTCCGCAGCCTCGGCGGCGCGGTCGGCGTCTCCGCGCTCGGCGCGGTGCTCGGCCACCAGGTGAAGGGCTACCTCGCCGACGGCCTCACCCGGCTCGGTGTGCCGGCCACCGGCGCGGCCAGCGGCAACACGCTGCCGGACGTGCACACGCTGCCCGGTCCGCTGCGCATCGTCGTGGAGAGCGCATACGGCCACGGCGCCGGGGACATCTTCCTGGCCGCCACCCCGTTCGCCCTGATCGCGCTGATCGCGGTGAGCTTCATCAAGGAGGTCCCGCTGCGACGGCACAACGACCCGCTGACCGACGAGGTCGAACGGGAGTCGACGGTCGCCGCCGGGGCCGGCGCGGTGGTGGTCCCCACCGGCGAGCGCAGCTGAGCGGGTCGCTGTGAGCGTCACACCCCCGCTCGACCGAGAGGAGTACGGCCCCCGGGCCCGACCGCTGCCGTTCGAACGCGGCACGGACGGGCCCCGGGTGGTCCTGACCGGCGTGGACGGCACCCGGACGTCGCTGCGGGCCGCCTCCTACGCGGCCGGGCTCGCCCGCCGGCAGGGCGCGGCGCTCGTCGTGGTCTTCGTCAGCTCCCCCGCCCTCTACACCGCGCTGGCGGACGGGGTGGTGGCCGGAGCCGTTCAACGGAACCACGACGAACTCGTCGCCGAGCTGCGCGAGGAGTGCCGACGCGGGGCCGAGGAGCTGGGCCTGCCGGTCACCTTCCTGTGCCGGCGCGGCGACGCCTACGCCGAGCTGGCCGCCGCGGCCGACGAGACCCGGGCCGACCTGGTGGTGGTCGGCTCCTCCGAGCAGGCCGGACACCGGCTGGTCGGCTCCGTCGCCACCCGCCTGGTCCGGACCGGCCGCTGGCCGGTCGTGGTCGTCCCCTGACCACGGGGCGGGGGCACCAGCGGGGTCCCCGGACCGCCACCGGCTCCGATCAGGCGACAAATCCGGTCGCCCGTTGTCACACCTGCCGGTCAGGATGACCGGATGACCTGGAGAGCACCGCAGACCACCCGTACCCGCGAGTCACGCCTCGGCGACGAACGCACCTCGCTGGAGAGCTGGCTCGACTACCACCGGCAGACGCTGCTGCTCAAGTGCGCCGGCCTCACCGCCGAGCAGCTCCGCACACCCGCCATCGAGCCGTCCGGGCTGACCCTGCTCGGCCTGGTCCGGCACATGGCCGAGGTGGAGGCCTGGTGGTTCCGGGAGAACGCCGCCGGGGAGCAGGTGGACTACCCGTACTTCACCGAGGCCGACCCGGACGCCGACTTCGACGTGACCGACGCCGACGCCGAGGCCGACCTGGCCGTCTTCCACCGGGAGGTGGAGCTGGCCCGGGCCGCCAGCGCCGGCCGGTCCCTCGACGACGTCTTCACCGACCGGCGCGGCGACGAACGCAACCTCCGCTGGGTGTACGTGCACATGATCGAGGAGTACGCCCGGCACAACGGGCACGCCGACCTGATCCGGGAACGAATCGACGGGGTCACCGGCGAGTGACCGCTGTCGGTCCGGTCGGGGCGGTCACCCGTCCCGACCTGGCCGGGGTCAGTACGCCAGCGCGGCCCGGACGTACCGCAACCCCTCCGGCCCGCTCCACCGGAACGCCGGCAGTCCGGCGACCCGGGCACCACTGATCATCCGGTCGTCGTCGTCCACGAAGAGCACCCGGTCCGGCGACGTACGCAACGCCTGGCAGGCTGCCTGGAAGTACTCCTTGGCCGGCTTGTGCACCCCGAGCACCGAGGAGTTGACCACGGCGTCCAGTTCGTCGGTGAGCCCCAGCGCGGCGAGGTCGGCGTCGAGCAGGTCGGTGGCGTTGGTGGCCAACCCGACCGGGAGCCCGGCGGCCCGCACCTCCCGGACCAGAGCGAGCACGTCCGGGTCCACCTCGCCCCGGTACTCCTGCCACTCGGCCACCGCCGCCCGGGCCTGATCCGGCTCTACCGACTGGCTGGCCAGGGCGTCCGCCACGCTGGCCATCCAGTCGGCGTGGCTGACCTGCCCCACCAGCACCGGCTGGAGCCGCCCCCACTGCATGGCGATGTCGCCGAGCACGCCCGGGGTCAGCCCGTACCGTTGCTCCACCCCGGCCGCCACCGCCGGGTCCCAGCGCCGCAGGACGCCGTCGAAGTCCACCAGGAGCGCCGTCGCGCGTTCCCGAACCACTACTGCTTCTCCCTTGCTGCCGCTGAGCGGCTGATTCCCATTAGCTGCCGCTGAGCGGCTGATCCTTGAGCCGTTGACTGATCACCTGGGTCACGCCGTTGCGCATGGTCACCCCGTACAGCGCGTCGGCGACCTCCATGGTCCGTTTCTGGTGGGTGATGACGATGAGCTGGCTCTTCTCCCGCAACTGGGCCATCAGGGTGATCAACCGGCCCAGGTTGACGTCGTCGAGGGCCGCCTCGACCTCGTCCATGATGTAGAACGGGCTGGGCCGGGCCCGGAAGATCGCCACCAGCATCGCCACCGCGGTCAACGACCGCTCCCCGCCGGAGAGCAGCGACAACCGCTTGATCTTCTTGCCGGGCGGCCGGGCCTCCACCTCCACGCCGGTGGTGAGCAGGTCGTCCGGGTCGGTGAGCACCAGCCGCCCCTCGCCACCAGGGAAGAGCACCGTGAAGACCTGCTGGAACTCCCGGGCGGTGTCCTCGAACGCGCTGGCGAAGACCTCCAGGATCCGGTCGTCCACGTCCTTGACCACGGTGAGCAGGTCCCGCCGGGTGGCCTTCAGGTCCTCCAGCTGCTCGGAGAGGAACTTGTAGCGCTCCTCCAGCGCGGCGAACTCCTCCAGCGCGAGCGGGTTGACCTTGCCGAGCAGCGTCAGCTCCCGTTCCGCCTTGGCCGCCCGCTTCTCCTGCACCGGGCGCTCGTAACGCACCGGCTCGGGCATCGGCAGCCCGTCCTGCTCGGCCGCCGCGACGTCCGCCTGGGTGGGGGGCACGAGCTGGTCCGGGCCGTACTCGCCGATCAGGGCGGCCACGTCCAGGCCGAAGTCCTCGGCGGCCTTCGCCTCCAGTTGCTCGATGCGCAGCCGCTGCTCGGCGCGGGCCACCTCGTCCCGGTGCACCTGGCTGGTCAGTCGCTCCAGCTCCGCGCCGAGGCGCTTGGCCGCGCCGCGTACCTCGGACAGCTCGGCCTCCCGCGCGGCGCGTTCCCGGGCCACCGCGTCACGGTGCTCCTCGGCCGCCGCGATCGAGGTGGCCAGCCGGGTGAGCGTCTCCCGCGCGCCGCCGGCCACCGCGCGGGCGATGGCCGCACCCCGGGTACGCGCCGCCCGGCGGGCCGCCGCACGTTCCCGCGCGGCCCGTTCGGCGCCGGCCTGTCGGCGCAGCGAGTCGGCCCGGCCGGCGATCGAGGAGACCCGCTCCTCAGCGGTACGCACCGCGAGCCGGACCTCCATCTCGTTCTGCCGGGCCTGGGGCACCATCGCGGCGAACTGGTCGCGTTCCTCGGTCGACGGTTCGGCGTCGATCGGGGTGGCTTCGGCCAGCCGGAGCCGCTCCTCCAGTTCGGCGAGGGTGGTCAGGTCCCGTTCGCGGGCCGCCTGGGCCCGGGCCAGGGACTCGCCGAGCCGGTCGGTCTCCCCCTTGGCGCTGCGGGCGGCGGCCCCGAGTTCCGCCAACCGGCGGGCGGCGGCGTTGCGGTGGCTCTCCGCCTCCCGCTTGGCGGCGGCGGCATGCTGCACCGCCTCCTTCGCGACGGCCACCTCGGCCCGCGCGTCGACGAGCTGTTCGCGCAGCTCGGTGCTGGTCCGCTCGGCGGCGATCCGGTTCGCGCGGGCCTCCTCGACGGCCGCGGTCACCTCGATGAAGCTGGGCGCCTTCGCCGACCCGCCGGCCGCCGCGTACGCCCCGACCACGTCGCCGTCCGGGGTGACCGCCCGCAGTTCCGGGTTGGCGGCGACCGCCTCGGCGGCGGTGGTGAGGTCGTCGACGACCACCACGTCACGCAGGGCCCGGTGCACCGCCGGACGGAGCTGCGCGGCGCACTCGACCAGGTCGGGAGCCCAGCGGGCGCCGTCGGGCAGCTTGGGGCGCAGCGCGTCGGCCGGACCGTCCATGCCGGGGCCGGCGGGACTGCCGACCAGCAGCCCGGCCCGGCCGGCGTCGGAGATCTTCAGCAGCCGCATCGCCTCGATCGCCTCGTCGACCCCGGCGACCGCGACCGCGTCGGCGAGCCCGCCGAGGGCGGCGGCGAGGGCCGCCTCGTGACCGGGGGCGACGGTGAGCAGCCCGGCCAGGCTGCCGAGCAGACCGGGCACCTCGTCGGCGCGGGCGAGCAGCGCCCCCGCGCCGTCCTTGCGGCGCAGGCCGAGGGCGAGCGCCTCCTCCCGGGCCTTCCAGGTGGCGGCGTCCTTCTCGGCCGCCCGCTCGGCGTCGGTC
The nucleotide sequence above comes from Micromonospora pallida. Encoded proteins:
- a CDS encoding DinB family protein; the protein is MTWRAPQTTRTRESRLGDERTSLESWLDYHRQTLLLKCAGLTAEQLRTPAIEPSGLTLLGLVRHMAEVEAWWFRENAAGEQVDYPYFTEADPDADFDVTDADAEADLAVFHREVELARAASAGRSLDDVFTDRRGDERNLRWVYVHMIEEYARHNGHADLIRERIDGVTGE
- a CDS encoding universal stress protein, translating into MSVTPPLDREEYGPRARPLPFERGTDGPRVVLTGVDGTRTSLRAASYAAGLARRQGAALVVVFVSSPALYTALADGVVAGAVQRNHDELVAELREECRRGAEELGLPVTFLCRRGDAYAELAAAADETRADLVVVGSSEQAGHRLVGSVATRLVRTGRWPVVVVP
- the smc gene encoding chromosome segregation protein SMC; translation: MHLKSLTVKGFKSFASATTLKLEPGITCVVGPNGSGKSNVVDAIAWVLGEQGAKALRGGKMEDVIFAGTAGRAPLGRAEVTLTIDNTDGALPIEYTEVSITRRMFRSGESEYEINGDSCRLLDIQELLSDSGIGREMHIIVGQGRLDGMLHAKPEDRRAFIEEAAGVLKHRKRKEKALRKLDAMQTNLNRLTDLTAELRRQLKPLGRQAEVARRAAAIQANLRDARLRLLADDLATLRATLDKEIADESALRERREQVEQEHTQVQHRLGELEAALAEDAPLLAAAQDTWYKLSALSERFRSIEQLARERLRHLSATPDDERPGRDPDQLEAEAERVREQEEDLRAALTEDQVRLAEAVEHRQELERQLAAAERELVAAAKAIADRREGLARLAGQVNSARARTTSAGEEIDRLAAAHADALARAEQAQAELNAVAEQSTEADRDNAELDDRHAEAVAAQEKAQAGVRALTDAERAAEKDAATWKAREEALALGLRRKDGAGALLARADEVPGLLGSLAGLLTVAPGHEAALAAALGGLADAVAVAGVDEAIEAMRLLKISDAGRAGLLVGSPAGPGMDGPADALRPKLPDGARWAPDLVECAAQLRPAVHRALRDVVVVDDLTTAAEAVAANPELRAVTPDGDVVGAYAAAGGSAKAPSFIEVTAAVEEARANRIAAERTSTELREQLVDARAEVAVAKEAVQHAAAAKREAESHRNAAARRLAELGAAARSAKGETDRLGESLARAQAARERDLTTLAELEERLRLAEATPIDAEPSTEERDQFAAMVPQARQNEMEVRLAVRTAEERVSSIAGRADSLRRQAGAERAARERAAARRAARTRGAAIARAVAGGARETLTRLATSIAAAEEHRDAVARERAAREAELSEVRGAAKRLGAELERLTSQVHRDEVARAEQRLRIEQLEAKAAEDFGLDVAALIGEYGPDQLVPPTQADVAAAEQDGLPMPEPVRYERPVQEKRAAKAERELTLLGKVNPLALEEFAALEERYKFLSEQLEDLKATRRDLLTVVKDVDDRILEVFASAFEDTAREFQQVFTVLFPGGEGRLVLTDPDDLLTTGVEVEARPPGKKIKRLSLLSGGERSLTAVAMLVAIFRARPSPFYIMDEVEAALDDVNLGRLITLMAQLREKSQLIVITHQKRTMEVADALYGVTMRNGVTQVISQRLKDQPLSGS
- the ftsY gene encoding signal recognition particle-docking protein FtsY, which translates into the protein MADYLVVALVLLGVLLLSVVGLVVPKLRRRPEARQPEAQAPTRVEERPVAPPAEAPTGVVVEPPVVEVPPVIEVPPLEVPEPTAGRLVRLRSRLSRSQNVFGKGLLGLLSRDHLDEDAWEEIEDSLITADVGIEATREIVDRLRERTRVLGTRSTTELRALLAAELVNALDPTLDRSLRTAPKEGVPAVVLVVGVNGAGKTTTCGKIARVLVADGRSVLLGAADTFRAAAADQLETWGGRVGAETVRGPEAADPASVAFDAVKRGIATGVDTVLIDTAGRLQNKIGLMDELGKVKRVVEKHGPIDETLLILDATTGQNGLEQARVFTEAVNVTGVALTKLDGTAKGGIVIAVQRKLGIPVKLVGLGEGKDDLAPFEPTQFVDALLGTEPLARDA
- a CDS encoding alkaline phosphatase D family protein; its protein translation is MPSPRLLIGPLLRRVVGTRATVWVETSDPAVVRVRTADGAEGSAPTFTAYGHHYALVVVAGLTPDRASTYEVLIDDEVAWPEPRNPYPPSVIRTRAADDRDQPVRLVFGSCRETTQHATARKLPPDALDAYARRLMADPDGLDRPDLVVLLGDQVYADQTSPTVRRLLRRRRHRPAGAPTDQVVSFDEYTKLYLESWRDPEIRWLLSTVPTVMIFDDHEIIDDWNTSAAWRADMREQSWWAERIGSGLASYWVYQHLGNLSPDEIAADPLYAKVTAAEDATDVLREFGRRVDTESDVAHDTERWRSAQYQWSYALDLGRTRLVMLDNRCSRVLEPAQRAMLPPGEWAWFVDQAHGSYDHLVVGSSLPWLLPPGIHHAEAWNEKLAASGRPWVARASEKLRRALDLEHWAAFQRSFDALGALFARIGSGTPGTPADRVGAGPAYAPPASISVLGGDVHHSYVARARFGDGMATPVHQLTCSPIHNQVPAGMRPLMRLGWSAGPSAAVRALARSAGVRRPTVRWRKLDGPYFGNAVGTLLHRERQAEVTIEGTTSDGRLRTVAHRQLTTGR
- a CDS encoding MDR family MFS transporter, with the protein product MTQATAPPRTTPAEMTHRQVLEALSGLLLGMFVAILSGTIVSNALPRIITDLGGGQSAYTWVVTATLLATTATTPLWGKLADLTSKKTLVQLSLGIYIVGSVLAGLSQSTAQLIACRVVQGVGVGGLTALAQVIMATMIAPRERGRYSGYLGAVMAAGTIGGPLIGGVIVDTSWLGWRWCFYVGVPFALAALVVLQKTLRLPVIRRPAKIDWWGATLITAAVSLLLVWVSLAGNRYDWISWQTAAMVVGALLLGALAIRVETRAAEPVIPPKLFRDRTITLATVASVAVGVGMFGASVFLGQYFQISRGQSPTMSGLMTLPMILGLLVSSTLTGRVITKTGRWKRYLVTGSALLTIGFALMGTLRYDTNFWVLSVYMALIGTGLGMTMQNLVLAVQNSVGAHELGVASSVVAFFRSLGGAVGVSALGAVLGHQVKGYLADGLTRLGVPATGAASGNTLPDVHTLPGPLRIVVESAYGHGAGDIFLAATPFALIALIAVSFIKEVPLRRHNDPLTDEVERESTVAAGAGAVVVPTGERS
- a CDS encoding MarR family winged helix-turn-helix transcriptional regulator; translation: MDDQLPEPLRTVEHELTTLLRRGRTVSWGLVKEVHPHLEPNSYSLLLWLRRSGSTRLTDLSARLGVGKGTLSRQIRGLEALGLVRREPDPVDRRAAQLSLTEEGQRRFDAARGTRVDELQRAMEAWPAEDLAEFARLLRRFNESWIPERG
- a CDS encoding HAD-IA family hydrolase; this translates as MVRERATALLVDFDGVLRRWDPAVAAGVEQRYGLTPGVLGDIAMQWGRLQPVLVGQVSHADWMASVADALASQSVEPDQARAAVAEWQEYRGEVDPDVLALVREVRAAGLPVGLATNATDLLDADLAALGLTDELDAVVNSSVLGVHKPAKEYFQAACQALRTSPDRVLFVDDDDRMISGARVAGLPAFRWSGPEGLRYVRAALAY